AGTTTCTTTACAACTTCTCCCCGGACTGTCATCGTTTTCTTACAATTCAAATAAATTGATATATTTGCTGTCTTAAATTAAACCTATACTATACCTAATGAAAGTTGCATTAATAACAGGCGTTACAGGCCAGGACGGGGCATATCTTGCTGAATTTTTACTCAAAAAAGGATATTTTGTTCATGGCTTAAAAAGACGCTCTTCTTCTTTTAATACGGAACGTATAGATCATCTCTATCAGGATCAGCATGAGAAGAATTTAAACTTCAAACTGCATTACGGAGACCTTACCGATTCTACCAATCTGATCCGGATTATACAGGAAACACAACCGGATGAAATTTATAATCTGGCGGCAATGAGCCATGTTAAAGTGAGCTTTGAAACGCCCGAATATACAGCCAATGCAGATGGTATAGGGCCTTTGAGGTTACTTGAAGCCATCCGGATTTTAGGTCTTGTAGACAAGACTAAAATTTATCAGGCATCCACTTCTGAATTATATGGACTGGTACAGGCAGTGCCACAGAGTGAAACCACTCCATTTTACCCGCGTTCTCCTTATGCTGTTGCAAAAATGTATGGTTATTGGATCACTGTAAATTACAGAGAAGCTTATAACATGTACGCCTGCAATGGAATTTTGTTTAATCATGAGAGTCCGGTGAGAGGTGAAACTTTT
This region of Pedobacter steynii genomic DNA includes:
- the gmd gene encoding GDP-mannose 4,6-dehydratase, producing the protein MKVALITGVTGQDGAYLAEFLLKKGYFVHGLKRRSSSFNTERIDHLYQDQHEKNLNFKLHYGDLTDSTNLIRIIQETQPDEIYNLAAMSHVKVSFETPEYTANADGIGPLRLLEAIRILGLVDKTKIYQASTSELYGLVQAVPQSETTPFYPRSPYAVAKMYGYWITVNYREAYNMYACNGILFNHESPVRGETFVTRKITRAACKIALGLQSCLYLGNLSAQRDWGHAKDYVEAMWLILQQEKPEDYVIATGVTTTVRDFVKMSFAELGIEIEFSGKDQYERGVIIDVDQELVQKLGLNDEYLKPGTVVVQVDEKYFRPTEVDLLLGDPTKANTKLGWKPKYDLPLLVQDMVHSDLHLMKKDEYLKQGGFKTLNYFE